Proteins encoded in a region of the Isosphaeraceae bacterium EP7 genome:
- a CDS encoding endonuclease/exonuclease/phosphatase family protein, translated as MDWSRNRRRPRPAPGRGPRSRLERQLAGQLERGLRGLMARPEAQRWAPWIVAGLLVCLAIWVARQRADRPGPAAAMPAGGILVCTWNVENFFDDVDDPNSHDESEDWFASDPGAFADKVATLADALFELGDGRGPDVIAMVEVESLRSAEALRTELNTRLDPAWQYRGVVFRANHTGRRFAPAVITRLPVRDDLTRTFGIRRTLEAHLGTDDRPLTLLVSHWTSRVTDSVGTKRAAYADSLYRAFLQHYRTDPSVDLLIAGDFNDTPDDPSLRENLHTTADPAQARAGGISPRLLDLPALLDQERTGTYYYSGRWEFLDHFLASPGLFDDQGWSVVADSIRVADGPATRGARDGRPLRFGKEENKGRRGPSDHFALTVRLIPAGQAAEVASASR; from the coding sequence ATGGACTGGTCGAGGAACCGGCGGCGCCCCAGGCCCGCCCCGGGTCGCGGGCCCCGATCGAGACTCGAACGCCAGCTGGCCGGTCAGCTTGAGCGAGGCTTGCGCGGCCTGATGGCCCGCCCCGAGGCGCAGCGATGGGCCCCCTGGATCGTCGCGGGGCTGCTGGTCTGCCTGGCCATCTGGGTCGCGCGGCAACGCGCCGACCGGCCCGGCCCCGCCGCCGCCATGCCCGCCGGCGGCATCCTCGTCTGCACCTGGAACGTCGAGAACTTCTTCGACGACGTGGACGACCCCAACAGCCACGACGAGTCCGAGGACTGGTTCGCCAGCGACCCGGGCGCCTTCGCCGACAAGGTGGCGACCCTGGCCGATGCCCTCTTCGAGCTGGGCGACGGCCGGGGGCCCGACGTGATCGCCATGGTCGAGGTCGAGAGCCTGCGCTCGGCCGAGGCGCTGCGCACGGAGCTGAACACGCGGCTCGACCCGGCCTGGCAGTATCGCGGCGTCGTCTTCCGGGCCAATCACACGGGCCGGCGATTCGCCCCGGCGGTGATCACCAGGCTCCCGGTCCGGGACGACCTGACCCGGACGTTCGGCATCAGGCGCACCCTGGAGGCGCACCTCGGCACCGACGACCGACCGCTGACGCTCCTGGTCAGCCACTGGACCAGCCGGGTCACCGACTCCGTCGGCACCAAGCGGGCGGCCTACGCCGACTCGCTCTACCGGGCCTTCCTCCAGCATTACCGGACCGACCCCTCGGTCGACCTGCTGATCGCGGGCGACTTCAACGACACGCCGGATGACCCGTCGCTGCGGGAGAACCTCCACACGACGGCCGACCCCGCGCAGGCCCGTGCCGGCGGCATCTCGCCGCGCCTGCTCGACCTCCCGGCCTTGCTCGATCAGGAGCGCACGGGGACCTATTACTATTCGGGCCGCTGGGAGTTCCTCGACCATTTCCTCGCCTCCCCCGGCCTGTTCGACGACCAGGGCTGGTCGGTGGTGGCCGACTCGATCCGGGTTGCCGACGGCCCTGCCACACGCGGGGCCCGCGACGGGCGTCCGCTCCGATTCGGTAAGGAGGAGAACAAGGGAAGGCGTGGGCCCTCCGATCACTTCGCCCTCACCGTCCGCCTGATCCCCGCGGGCCAGGCCGCCGAGGTCGCCTCGGCCTCTCGCTAG
- a CDS encoding TetR/AcrR family transcriptional regulator yields the protein MLAMAESAARSEPLEVKGHIARAAARLFAAQGYDATSVREIVEEAGVAKPTLYYHFGSKEGLAQALFTLPMTSLIERLRHVVEGPGDPVEDLEQIFRAHFDFCQDEPDCCRFVFAVHFGPRSSSLQATLASCRGKELDGVLNFGVRRLAEAGLIPADRAEDLVLACHGLIVFHTLKYLYKDGELGPDLPGRLVFSLLHGFGSPVGATAAPGRLP from the coding sequence ATGTTGGCGATGGCTGAGTCGGCGGCGCGGTCCGAACCCTTGGAAGTGAAGGGGCACATCGCCCGGGCGGCGGCCAGGCTGTTCGCCGCGCAGGGATATGACGCGACCTCGGTGCGCGAGATCGTCGAGGAGGCCGGCGTGGCCAAACCGACGCTCTATTACCACTTCGGTAGCAAGGAAGGCCTGGCCCAGGCGCTCTTCACCCTGCCGATGACATCGCTGATCGAGCGACTGAGGCATGTCGTCGAGGGCCCCGGAGACCCGGTCGAGGACCTGGAACAAATCTTCCGGGCCCACTTCGACTTCTGCCAGGACGAGCCCGACTGCTGCCGGTTCGTTTTCGCGGTTCATTTCGGGCCCCGATCGTCGAGCCTGCAAGCCACCCTCGCATCGTGTCGAGGCAAGGAACTCGACGGGGTGCTGAATTTCGGGGTCCGGCGGCTGGCCGAGGCGGGCCTGATCCCCGCGGATCGGGCCGAAGACCTGGTGCTGGCCTGCCACGGCCTGATCGTCTTCCATACGCTCAAATACCTGTACAAAGACGGCGAGCTGGGCCCTGACCTGCCGGGTCGGCTCGTGTTCAGCCTCTTACACGGATTCGGATCGCCAGTTGGGGCCACGGCGGCCCCGGGGAGATTGCCATGA
- a CDS encoding efflux RND transporter periplasmic adaptor subunit — protein MRRRFKLAGIGIGILLAALQGCGGREAGHTDVEAVPKAVPVTVASLVRRPVERTVEVVGSLRGWESVTLGAKRTGRVAKVFHDMGDRLKPGEPIVELETVDSDLAVDQAERRLQVELARLGLQEMPSANFDLNAVPSVIQAQVTVERSKQNLARERNLMQKNAGTAQDLQNAENDLRGTEAALETARLTTRSNLASALASKVALDVARQARLDMEIHAPVPSVKPPGLKTPLGYALTKRQASEGQMLREGDPVAELVIEDPLRLWTYVPERHSGDVKLGQPVRISVSSHPGKVFDGVVARINPSVDAASRTFQVEASVPNPDGILRPGGFAKASILIKRDDEATVVPMESIVRFAGVTKLFLVAAGNKARSVNVSTGLEDKGWIEVIGEGVTIPNEGQVVTSGQTQLADDTPVTIRSAEAPARGPAAPEAAAKPPVKAPG, from the coding sequence ATGAGACGGCGATTCAAGTTGGCCGGGATCGGCATCGGGATCTTGCTCGCGGCCCTCCAGGGGTGCGGCGGCCGAGAGGCGGGGCACACCGACGTCGAGGCGGTGCCCAAGGCGGTACCCGTCACGGTGGCCTCGCTGGTCAGGCGACCAGTGGAGCGCACCGTCGAGGTGGTGGGCAGCCTGCGGGGCTGGGAGAGTGTCACCCTGGGGGCCAAGCGCACCGGGCGGGTGGCCAAGGTCTTCCATGATATGGGCGACCGCCTCAAGCCGGGCGAGCCAATCGTCGAGCTGGAGACGGTCGATTCCGACCTGGCCGTGGACCAGGCCGAGCGGCGGCTCCAGGTCGAGCTGGCGAGGCTCGGCCTCCAGGAGATGCCGTCGGCCAACTTCGACCTGAACGCCGTCCCCTCGGTGATCCAGGCTCAGGTGACCGTGGAGCGGTCGAAGCAGAACCTGGCACGCGAGCGCAACCTGATGCAGAAGAACGCGGGCACCGCGCAGGACCTGCAGAACGCCGAGAACGACCTGCGCGGCACCGAGGCCGCGCTGGAGACGGCCCGGCTGACCACCCGGTCGAACCTGGCCAGCGCCCTGGCCAGCAAGGTGGCCCTGGACGTCGCCCGCCAGGCCCGCCTCGACATGGAGATCCACGCACCCGTCCCGTCGGTGAAGCCGCCCGGCCTGAAGACCCCGCTGGGCTACGCCCTGACGAAGCGGCAGGCCTCCGAGGGGCAGATGCTCCGCGAGGGCGACCCCGTGGCCGAGCTGGTCATCGAGGACCCGCTGCGGCTCTGGACCTACGTGCCCGAGCGCCACAGCGGCGACGTGAAGCTGGGCCAGCCGGTCAGGATCAGCGTCTCGTCGCACCCGGGCAAGGTCTTCGACGGCGTCGTCGCCCGGATCAACCCGTCGGTCGACGCCGCGAGCCGGACGTTCCAGGTCGAGGCGTCGGTGCCCAACCCCGACGGGATCTTGCGCCCCGGCGGGTTCGCCAAGGCATCGATCCTGATCAAGCGTGACGACGAGGCGACCGTCGTCCCGATGGAGTCGATCGTCCGGTTCGCCGGCGTGACCAAGCTGTTCCTGGTGGCCGCGGGCAACAAGGCCCGATCGGTCAACGTCTCGACCGGCCTGGAAGACAAGGGCTGGATCGAGGTCATCGGCGAGGGTGTGACGATCCCGAATGAGGGGCAGGTCGTGACCTCGGGCCAGACCCAGCTCGCCGACGACACCCCGGTGACGATCCGGTCGGCCGAGGCCCCGGCCCGCGGACCCGCCGCGCCCGAGGCCGCCGCCAAGCCGCCCGTGAAGGCCCCCGGCTGA
- a CDS encoding site-specific tyrosine recombinase — protein sequence MPAPAANRPKSHSDPIGPFLHYLMAECGLSANTLAAYRGDMMEFSRWRRAHAPGPLQSLSIQTLTGYVDFLNDRGLAPSSVGRHLASLSTFYRYLIFEGKLSENAAKLLVAPTVWDRLPNVLSPAAVDRLLAAPTTDTSLGRRDRAALETLYATGCRASEVIGLRKVDLDLEARMARCIGKGDKERIVPLSPRAADSLRDYMAGDRPRLMYGKPAHDAIFVSRFGRPMSRLGLWRIVTTHARTAGLKGKVSPHTLRHSFATHLLAGGADLRAVQEMLGHVSIATTQIYTRVELSQLQAVHAKFHPRG from the coding sequence ATGCCCGCCCCAGCCGCCAACCGACCGAAGTCGCACTCCGACCCGATCGGGCCGTTCCTCCACTACCTGATGGCCGAGTGCGGCCTGTCGGCCAATACCCTGGCCGCCTATCGGGGCGACATGATGGAGTTCTCCCGCTGGCGTCGTGCGCACGCCCCGGGGCCGCTTCAATCGCTCTCGATCCAGACGCTGACCGGCTACGTCGACTTCCTCAACGACCGAGGGCTCGCCCCCTCCAGCGTCGGCCGGCACCTGGCCAGCCTGTCGACCTTCTACCGCTACCTGATCTTCGAGGGGAAACTCTCGGAGAACGCCGCGAAGCTGCTGGTGGCCCCCACCGTTTGGGATCGGCTGCCCAACGTCCTGAGCCCGGCGGCGGTCGACCGGCTGCTCGCCGCCCCCACGACCGACACGTCGCTGGGCCGACGCGATCGTGCGGCATTGGAGACGCTCTACGCGACCGGCTGCCGGGCCTCGGAGGTCATCGGCCTGCGCAAGGTTGACCTCGACCTGGAGGCGCGGATGGCCCGCTGCATCGGCAAGGGGGACAAGGAGCGGATCGTCCCGCTGAGCCCCAGGGCGGCCGACTCGCTGCGCGACTACATGGCCGGCGACCGGCCGCGCCTGATGTACGGCAAGCCCGCCCACGACGCCATCTTCGTCTCCAGGTTCGGCCGGCCGATGTCGAGGCTGGGCCTCTGGCGGATCGTGACCACCCATGCGCGGACCGCAGGGCTGAAGGGGAAGGTCAGCCCGCACACGCTCAGGCACAGCTTCGCCACCCACCTGCTCGCGGGCGGGGCCGACCTCCGCGCCGTCCAGGAAATGCTCGGCCACGTCTCGATCGCCACGACCCAGATCTACACCCGCGTCGAGTTGAGCCAGCTCCAGGCCGTCCACGCCAAGTTCCACCCCAGGGGCTGA
- a CDS encoding efflux RND transporter permease subunit, with amino-acid sequence MSISDICIKRPVFTWVLMAAPVVLGIVSYNSLGVDLFPNVDFPVASVTTVLPGASVEETETSVTKPIEDIINTVSGIEEMRSTTSEGISVVTVQFELSKSGDVGTQEVRDKVNSIMATLPEGTETPIIDKFQTDASPVLTIAVSGRRDLREVTEIARRQIKERLETVSGVGAISLLGGQTRAMNVVIDVDKLAAYNLSVDEVKVALVRQNLEVPGGRIDQGPRELVLRTLGRLYTSEQFDALIVSNRGGYPIRIRDIGRAENSFEEPRTLARLDGVGAVSLVVQKQSGTNTVKVVHEIKRRLEELRKALPSDIKTVVIKDQSRFIEKSIEEVKFHLLLAAGLVSATILLFIRDWRTTVIATLAIPTSIVPTFLFMQLMGFTLNNITMLGLILAIGIVIDDAVVVHENIFRHMEEDGMDAMEAARVGTREIALAVLATSFSLVVIFVPIAFMGGIIGRFFSSFGLTVAFAILMSLFVSFTLTPMLCSRFLKLEHAEGGHSSKSGFFYRIVDGAYGRLLLFSLRHKALIVLTAVVVLLAPAYGAIGSALEKNPKVPRPLVALLKTIGAPFAPGFALIPRDDQSEYEVSVITPEGYTMERTNAVLSDLESRLKKLPGSAHLFTTVGSSSGRAIKGQGDVTRGTIYVSMPELEERTYSQFDVQLQARALMSDFPDLRVSVNDVSAFQGGRRPQVFQVNLGGPELDQLEVYSERLLAELRKVPGIADLDTTLSLRKPEVRVAIDRERASDLGIPVASVADSLRILVGGQVVSTFRDGDQQYDVWLRARPGDRASTANINQLTIPSPTAGLVKLTSLAKLTEDRGPTEIERLGRQRIVTVLGNPDGMTLGDAVEKTRAILEKMDMPPQYTYEFSGQAKTLGETAYYFIIAFVLSVLFMYLILAAQFESWIQPISILMALPVTVPFGLLSLVMFRTPMDIYAIFGLFMLVGIVKKNGILQVDATNQLRDKGMPRHDAIVEANHVRLRPILMTTFMLVAAMVPIALGSGPGAGARASMAKVIIGGQIFSLILALLVTPVFYAMLDSMVAYLRGKGLRFSVAEGQGRKPTESPAQAAAPAHAGGNWPGA; translated from the coding sequence ATGAGCATTTCCGACATCTGCATCAAGCGGCCCGTCTTCACCTGGGTGCTGATGGCCGCCCCCGTCGTGCTGGGCATCGTCTCGTACAACAGCCTGGGCGTCGACCTCTTCCCCAACGTCGACTTCCCGGTCGCGTCGGTGACGACCGTGCTGCCGGGGGCCAGCGTCGAGGAGACGGAGACCTCGGTCACGAAGCCGATCGAGGACATCATCAACACCGTCTCCGGCATCGAGGAGATGCGGAGCACGACCTCCGAGGGGATCAGCGTCGTCACGGTCCAGTTCGAGCTGTCCAAGAGCGGCGACGTCGGCACGCAGGAGGTGCGCGACAAGGTCAACTCCATCATGGCCACCCTGCCCGAGGGGACCGAGACGCCGATCATCGACAAGTTCCAGACCGACGCCTCGCCCGTGCTGACGATCGCCGTGTCGGGCAGGCGCGACTTGCGCGAGGTGACGGAGATCGCCCGCAGGCAGATCAAGGAGCGGCTGGAGACGGTCAGCGGCGTGGGCGCCATCAGCCTCCTGGGCGGGCAGACCCGGGCGATGAACGTCGTCATCGATGTCGACAAGCTGGCCGCCTACAACCTCTCCGTCGACGAGGTGAAGGTTGCCCTGGTCCGCCAGAACCTCGAAGTCCCCGGCGGGCGCATCGACCAGGGCCCACGCGAGTTGGTCCTGCGCACCCTGGGTCGGCTCTATACGTCGGAGCAGTTCGACGCCCTGATCGTGAGCAACCGGGGCGGCTACCCGATCCGGATCCGCGACATCGGCCGCGCCGAGAACTCGTTCGAGGAGCCGCGCACCCTGGCCCGGCTCGACGGCGTGGGCGCCGTCAGCCTGGTGGTGCAGAAGCAGTCCGGGACCAACACGGTCAAGGTCGTTCATGAGATCAAGCGTCGCCTGGAAGAGCTGCGCAAGGCGCTGCCGTCGGACATCAAGACGGTGGTCATCAAGGACCAGTCGCGGTTCATCGAGAAGTCCATCGAGGAGGTGAAGTTCCACCTGCTGCTGGCCGCCGGCCTGGTCTCGGCGACGATCCTGCTGTTCATCCGCGACTGGCGGACGACGGTGATCGCCACCCTGGCCATCCCCACCTCGATCGTGCCGACGTTCCTGTTCATGCAGCTGATGGGCTTCACGCTCAACAATATTACGATGCTCGGATTGATCCTGGCCATCGGCATCGTCATCGACGACGCGGTGGTCGTGCACGAGAACATCTTCAGGCACATGGAAGAGGACGGGATGGACGCCATGGAGGCCGCCCGGGTGGGGACCCGGGAGATTGCCCTGGCGGTGCTGGCGACGAGCTTCTCGCTGGTCGTCATCTTCGTGCCGATCGCCTTCATGGGCGGGATCATCGGCCGGTTCTTCTCCAGCTTCGGCCTGACGGTGGCGTTCGCCATCCTGATGAGCCTGTTCGTGTCGTTCACCCTGACGCCGATGCTCTGCAGCCGGTTCCTCAAGCTCGAGCACGCCGAGGGGGGCCACTCCAGCAAGTCGGGCTTCTTCTACCGGATCGTCGACGGGGCCTATGGCCGTCTGCTCCTGTTCTCGCTGAGGCACAAGGCGCTCATCGTGCTGACGGCCGTGGTGGTGCTGCTGGCCCCGGCCTACGGTGCGATCGGCTCGGCTTTGGAGAAGAACCCCAAGGTGCCGCGCCCCCTGGTGGCGCTGCTCAAGACGATCGGCGCCCCGTTCGCCCCGGGCTTCGCGCTGATCCCACGCGACGACCAGAGCGAGTACGAGGTCTCGGTGATCACCCCGGAGGGGTACACCATGGAGCGGACCAACGCGGTGCTCTCCGACCTGGAGTCCAGGCTGAAGAAGCTGCCGGGCTCGGCGCACCTGTTCACGACGGTCGGCTCGTCCAGCGGCCGGGCGATCAAGGGGCAGGGGGACGTCACACGCGGGACGATCTACGTGAGCATGCCCGAGCTCGAGGAGCGGACCTACTCGCAGTTCGACGTGCAGCTCCAGGCCCGCGCCCTGATGTCCGACTTCCCCGACCTGCGCGTCAGCGTCAACGACGTCTCGGCCTTCCAGGGGGGCCGCCGCCCGCAGGTCTTCCAGGTCAACCTGGGCGGGCCTGAACTCGACCAGCTCGAGGTCTATTCCGAGCGGCTGCTGGCCGAACTGCGTAAGGTCCCAGGCATCGCCGACCTGGACACGACCCTCTCCCTGCGCAAGCCCGAGGTGCGGGTGGCCATCGACCGCGAGCGAGCCAGCGACCTGGGCATCCCCGTGGCCAGCGTGGCCGACAGCCTGCGGATCCTGGTCGGCGGCCAGGTGGTCTCGACCTTCCGCGACGGCGACCAGCAGTATGACGTCTGGCTGCGGGCCAGGCCGGGCGACCGGGCCTCCACGGCCAACATCAACCAGCTCACCATCCCGTCGCCCACCGCCGGCCTGGTCAAGCTGACGAGCCTGGCCAAGCTGACCGAGGACCGGGGGCCGACCGAGATCGAGCGGCTGGGCCGGCAGCGGATCGTCACCGTCCTGGGCAACCCCGACGGCATGACCCTGGGCGACGCGGTCGAGAAGACCCGCGCGATCCTCGAGAAGATGGACATGCCCCCCCAGTACACCTACGAGTTCAGCGGCCAGGCCAAGACGCTGGGCGAGACGGCTTATTACTTCATCATCGCATTCGTCCTCTCCGTCCTGTTCATGTACCTGATCCTGGCCGCGCAGTTCGAGAGCTGGATCCAGCCGATCTCGATCCTGATGGCCCTGCCCGTGACGGTCCCCTTCGGCCTGCTCTCGCTGGTCATGTTCCGCACGCCGATGGACATCTACGCGATCTTCGGCCTGTTCATGCTGGTCGGGATCGTCAAGAAGAACGGGATCCTCCAGGTGGATGCCACCAACCAGCTGCGCGACAAGGGGATGCCGCGGCACGACGCGATCGTCGAGGCCAACCACGTCCGGCTCAGGCCGATCTTGATGACGACCTTCATGCTGGTGGCGGCCATGGTGCCCATCGCGCTGGGCAGCGGGCCGGGGGCCGGGGCACGGGCCAGCATGGCCAAGGTGATCATCGGCGGGCAGATCTTCTCGCTGATCCTGGCCCTGCTGGTCACGCCGGTCTTCTATGCGATGCTCGACTCGATGGTCGCCTACCTCAGGGGCAAGGGGCTGCGGTTCTCGGTGGCGGAGGGGCAGGGCCGCAAGCCGACGGAGTCGCCGGCGCAGGCGGCGGCGCCGGCCCACGCGGGGGGGAACTGGCCCGGGGCGTAG
- a CDS encoding ECF-type sigma factor, translating into MTSSSEASESKSDGLFARAQSGDQDAWKILFEACYPKIRRVVRRRMNSPMIRSLYDSTDFASDVWKSLAAKQDRYEFQHVDDVMKFLAKAARDKVAAEYRRLMAQKRQEEQKIAFFGEDGHAIDAVAIGPTPSQVAVAREAADFLVADQPDDVLEVIKAKRDGCSNDEAAGQVGMNVRKVQRILKTLHETRWLTWGR; encoded by the coding sequence ATGACGTCGTCGTCGGAAGCATCCGAGAGCAAGTCGGACGGGCTGTTCGCCCGCGCACAGTCCGGAGATCAGGATGCCTGGAAGATCCTCTTCGAGGCCTGCTATCCCAAGATCCGGCGAGTCGTCCGACGCAGGATGAATTCGCCGATGATCCGCTCGTTGTACGACTCGACCGACTTCGCCAGCGACGTCTGGAAGAGCCTGGCCGCCAAGCAGGATCGGTATGAGTTCCAGCACGTCGATGACGTGATGAAGTTCCTGGCCAAGGCCGCCCGCGACAAAGTCGCCGCCGAATATCGTCGGTTGATGGCCCAGAAGCGTCAGGAAGAGCAGAAAATTGCCTTCTTTGGCGAGGATGGCCACGCGATCGATGCCGTGGCGATCGGCCCGACCCCGAGCCAGGTGGCCGTCGCCCGCGAAGCCGCCGACTTCCTCGTCGCCGATCAGCCGGACGACGTCCTCGAGGTCATCAAGGCCAAGCGCGACGGTTGCAGCAACGACGAGGCGGCCGGTCAGGTCGGCATGAACGTCCGCAAGGTCCAGCGCATCCTGAAGACCCTGCACGAAACACGGTGGCTGACCTGGGGGCGATAG
- a CDS encoding protein kinase, with the protein MTPPPRPCDAPDEPTSPGHVVALLEPRRDAAEPTTTLHDLRRDADGRNLPVAGVAALIKADMRDRFSRGDRRAISGYLAVFPEIGEHKDLVLSLVYEEFCLREEGGENPDPESFCDRYAPWRDSIASQLRYHRPLSMAVGKPAPKPWFPSLGQEFCRYRLRSILGEGGSARVYLANQPNLPDDRYVALKVSLDRGTEPAIMSRLEHDHIVPVLSVEVDDQTGMRGLCMPYSPGLTLDKIADHLAGASTAAEIRQVVTRQRGLFDSTVALMPSSPPAQTGASGEGQAATSEAPAASPLGAVRKRSWDEFPDRGTYAQGVAWIGMKIAEALAYAHRENVLHLDVKPANILLTWRNGPRLLDFNLSHDPHAPLGAESALRGGTLPYMAPEQLRAFLDPDRWGDVGQRADLYSLGLVLSDLLTGKPPEGPDPDLPLPRAIAELCDHRQLPLASVRDTNPSIPRSLDLILAHCLAPRPEDRYADGDQLAEDLRRFLASRPLAYARSPTLAAGAMAFVERTRTKCLFGAALTLLVALLLIARFTAPPPPLTERDDFRDGVIALAEMRAPKALATFERLRSDYNDSPLLNFYLGLASDRNNLPLASERYYKIAFQPRPLPGEFLREVGHNPLLGKSVGEQGHKLHVLLVKPEHAHRRDLIDLSIQAYKFSLALDDQQPQIHFYLACAYEKSGQYEPAIRQMTRAIELTAVDGDPDNLVIYSLHRVRLRLLRADQLIDSAPKEARSALREATDDLVQPFQRHIKLGNDICSHEYYYPARIRARFGDLDRMEGEPDLAADRYRDAERLLTEAIARFPNDTKAADALLAEVRGRLKELENRPPASAPTT; encoded by the coding sequence ATGACGCCCCCTCCCCGGCCGTGCGATGCCCCCGACGAACCGACGAGCCCTGGCCATGTCGTCGCTCTCCTCGAGCCGCGCCGGGACGCCGCCGAGCCGACGACGACCTTACACGACTTGCGCCGCGACGCGGACGGGCGAAACCTCCCGGTCGCCGGCGTCGCCGCGCTGATCAAGGCCGACATGCGCGATCGCTTCTCCCGCGGCGATCGGCGGGCGATCTCCGGCTACCTCGCGGTCTTCCCCGAGATCGGCGAGCACAAGGATCTCGTCCTGAGCCTCGTCTACGAGGAGTTCTGCCTGCGTGAGGAGGGGGGGGAGAACCCCGACCCCGAATCATTCTGCGACCGCTACGCCCCCTGGCGCGACAGCATCGCCTCGCAGTTGAGATATCACAGGCCGCTCAGCATGGCCGTGGGGAAGCCGGCCCCGAAGCCCTGGTTCCCCTCCCTTGGGCAGGAATTCTGCCGCTATCGCCTGCGTTCGATCCTGGGCGAGGGGGGCTCGGCCCGCGTCTACCTGGCCAATCAGCCGAATCTGCCCGACGACCGTTATGTCGCGCTGAAGGTGTCGCTGGATCGCGGCACCGAGCCGGCCATCATGTCCAGGCTCGAGCACGACCACATCGTGCCGGTCCTGTCGGTGGAGGTCGACGACCAGACCGGGATGCGTGGGCTCTGCATGCCTTACAGCCCTGGCCTGACGCTCGACAAGATCGCGGACCACCTCGCGGGGGCGTCGACGGCCGCCGAGATCCGCCAGGTCGTCACCCGCCAGCGTGGCCTGTTCGACTCCACGGTGGCCTTGATGCCGTCGTCGCCGCCGGCCCAGACCGGGGCCTCGGGCGAGGGGCAGGCGGCCACCTCGGAAGCCCCGGCCGCCTCCCCGTTGGGAGCGGTCCGCAAACGCTCCTGGGACGAGTTCCCCGATCGCGGGACCTACGCCCAGGGTGTGGCCTGGATCGGGATGAAGATTGCCGAGGCGCTGGCCTACGCCCACAGGGAGAACGTCCTTCACCTCGACGTGAAGCCGGCGAACATCCTGCTCACCTGGCGCAACGGCCCTCGCCTGCTCGACTTCAACCTGTCGCACGACCCCCACGCACCGCTCGGCGCCGAGTCGGCCTTGCGGGGCGGGACGCTGCCCTACATGGCTCCCGAGCAGCTCAGGGCGTTTCTCGACCCCGATCGCTGGGGCGATGTCGGCCAGCGTGCCGACCTCTACTCGCTCGGCCTGGTGCTGTCCGACCTGCTGACGGGGAAGCCCCCGGAGGGCCCCGACCCCGATCTGCCGCTCCCTAGAGCGATCGCCGAGTTGTGCGACCACCGGCAGCTTCCCCTCGCTTCGGTCCGCGACACCAACCCTTCGATCCCCCGCTCGCTCGACCTGATCCTGGCTCATTGCCTGGCCCCGCGGCCGGAGGATCGATACGCCGACGGCGATCAACTGGCGGAAGACCTCCGCCGATTCCTCGCGAGTCGGCCGCTGGCCTACGCCCGCTCCCCAACCTTGGCCGCCGGCGCCATGGCCTTCGTCGAGCGCACTCGCACCAAGTGCCTGTTCGGTGCGGCCCTGACCCTGCTGGTCGCCCTGCTGCTGATCGCCCGATTCACGGCTCCGCCGCCCCCACTTACGGAGCGGGACGATTTCCGCGACGGCGTCATCGCCCTCGCCGAGATGAGGGCGCCGAAGGCCCTCGCCACCTTCGAACGGCTGAGAAGTGACTACAACGACTCTCCCCTGCTGAACTTCTACCTGGGCCTGGCCAGCGACCGGAATAATTTGCCGCTGGCGTCCGAGCGGTACTACAAGATCGCGTTCCAGCCCCGGCCCCTACCCGGCGAGTTCCTCCGAGAGGTGGGCCACAACCCCTTGCTGGGCAAGTCGGTCGGCGAGCAGGGCCACAAGCTTCACGTCCTGCTCGTGAAGCCGGAACACGCCCATCGTCGGGACCTCATCGATCTGAGCATCCAGGCGTACAAATTCTCCCTCGCGCTGGACGACCAGCAGCCGCAGATCCACTTCTATCTCGCGTGCGCTTATGAAAAATCCGGTCAATACGAGCCCGCGATCCGCCAGATGACCCGGGCGATCGAGCTGACCGCCGTCGACGGCGACCCGGACAATCTGGTCATCTACAGCCTGCATCGGGTGCGTCTCCGCCTCCTCAGGGCCGACCAGCTGATCGATTCCGCGCCGAAAGAAGCGAGGTCCGCGCTGAGGGAGGCGACCGACGACCTCGTGCAGCCGTTCCAGCGGCATATCAAGCTAGGGAATGATATCTGCTCGCACGAGTATTACTATCCGGCTCGGATCCGGGCCAGGTTCGGCGACCTCGATCGCATGGAAGGCGAGCCGGACCTCGCCGCCGATCGCTATCGCGACGCCGAACGGCTGCTCACCGAGGCCATCGCCCGCTTCCCCAATGACACGAAGGCCGCCGATGCACTGCTTGCCGAGGTGCGTGGCCGCCTGAAGGAGCTCGAAAACCGCCCCCCGGCCTCCGCCCCCACAACCTGA